The Topomyia yanbarensis strain Yona2022 chromosome 3, ASM3024719v1, whole genome shotgun sequence nucleotide sequence ACCAGCAGAGGATGTATACGGTTATTACGGTGAGAACTAATTTGGTGACCTTCCTATGCGAACGTCGTTTTCCGCGTGATTTGTTGGTGGTTTTGGGTCCAACGTTGCGTAGCTTCCTTATCACTAGACAGTAGAAGGTCATGATGAAGCAGAGAGGAATTACAAAACCTAGGATCAGGGAGTAAAGGGTAAAAGTGGTGCCTGGCAAGTGTTCATGTGATTCTGGCCACACAATTTGGCAGGAAAATGTGTTGGGCTGTATCTCTACACTGTTACCATATATCATTATTGGTAGCATGATTATGGCTGAGGCAAGCCAGGCCAACGCAGAGACTACACGTGATACCAGCGGCGTCCGGTATTTCGGTGACGAGATATGGTGACAAATGGCAATATACCGGTCGGCAGACATGATGAACAGAAATATTGACGAAGTAAACTGTGTAATCGATGTGCTGACCATGTAAGCCTTGCACATGGCTCCACTGAAAACCCAGCGCCGCATGTGCATCGTGGCGATTAGGAATGGTATTCCAATCAGGAAACACTCGTCCGCAATGGCCAGATTCAAAATGTACATGTTGGTCACCGTTTGCATGTTGGAGAACCTCAGCACCACATAGATTACCAAAGTATTGCCCATCACACCGATCAGACACACGACAGcgtacaaaatcatgaaaattgtgTATGTTATTGGCATACTCGTCGGAGGACAGGTGAAGTTGCTATGAAAAAAAGTTTCGTTCGATCCTTCCAATCCTCCTCCATCTGAACCACTCAGTACAAACTCGTCCAGTGAGGAGTTGTCTCCAAACAAGCCACCTCCGGTCAGGAAGTACGTCAGATTACTATCCATCGTGTGGGTTCTGTTTTCGATAAATCGTGACACGATTATCACACGTTGCGGTGTTGTCGAAATTTCAATAAGTCTTCCATTTATAAAACGCTATAGCAGGTCCTGTGTCAACACAAACATAACACTTTTTTTCTCGCTACGCTAAAAACACTAACTAAGGGGCTTCGTGACACATGATAGCACTACTGGGGAAAAAACTCAATTGAATCGAGTGCTGCTGACGAGCCCAGGTTGGCTGGCGGCTACGATGATGTTGGTGGTGGCGATTATACCGCACATATCCCAGTCACTATCGTTCCGGGTAGTTTCTTTGAGCCGGATACGGGTACGGTGTAAGGCAGGGGGAAATAACAGTCAACGGCGATGATGAAGGATTACTTTCCTGGTGGCCATATGGTCGTCAGGGTCGGCCGTTGAGTTTTATAGAGTGTGTCCTGCAAATAGACAGAAGAGAAAAAGGAAATTGTAGAAATCAGGTCAACGAGGTTTGTTTCCGAGCGTGAGGGACAGGGAGAATAAATAATGCTATCTTTGGACATGCGGAAACAGAATGCCGAATTGTTGATTGGCGAAGTTCTTCTGATACCCATGTATATTCCGAATAAGTTTACAATGTCTTCCATACTATTGTAAACAAAACTTATCATTGTTTAAGTGGTTACATAACAGGACACAGAACACACACTATTTGTGATACGTAAAGATGGTTCATATAGCATATATATTAGACAAAATTTGTAGCTATATGGATTAAATTAACAAGGAGTGTAAATGAGACTTGGACACAGAATTAGCAGATATTTAAAATTACTGTTTATTTATACCTAAGTAAAGAATAACTGTGTAGTATTTTGTTGGAAAACCTTTTGCTTGATTACAGCCTCTAGACGACGGGGAACGCTTTTTGCATTGCGACATCACTCTACCGAAATTGACAGACAACTA carries:
- the LOC131694151 gene encoding somatostatin receptor type 2-like — protein: MDSNLTYFLTGGGLFGDNSSLDEFVLSGSDGGGLEGSNETFFHSNFTCPPTSMPITYTIFMILYAVVCLIGVMGNTLVIYVVLRFSNMQTVTNMYILNLAIADECFLIGIPFLIATMHMRRWVFSGAMCKAYMVSTSITQFTSSIFLFIMSADRYIAICHHISSPKYRTPLVSRVVSALAWLASAIIMLPIMIYGNSVEIQPNTFSCQIVWPESHEHLPGTTFTLYSLILGFVIPLCFIMTFYCLVIRKLRNVGPKTTNKSRGKRRSHRKVTKLVLTVITVYILCWLPYWISQVALITSPAESCQTRLDIILFLLVGCLGYINSAINPILYAYLSENFKKSFMKACTCAARAEVNAQLKLENSVMPKRSRTRTNSDTTQLTTSKVQHRLLIDPTTTGTTTTTAASTVSSRNPSPPIQRSLMHNNNNNNNNGCGNHSSSASNSGNNAKNCNNEQRPGVATTHNYSSINNRNSTASNANSSLGELVQLS